The window GATTACAGTCGGGTTATTCGTGCAGCTGAAGAAGTACTGGACGAGCCAGGACTTTCCGCAGCGCGTGCTCGAGAAGCTCTTGATGCAGTGATTCGAGCTCGCTCACTTGGAGCTGATGCCAATCCTGCTTGGAGGCCAAACGCTTTGAAAGTGCAAGGTCTCGCGCACGAGGCGTTGGACGAACCGTATGAGGCGATCAAGGCTTATGAGGATGCAATCATTTTGAACCCAAAAATAGGGGTAAAGCGAAGACTGGATGCGTTGAAGAAAAGGGTCGCAAGACGGCTGTGAATTCGCGAAAAGGACTTCCGCAGGTGGCCGGGAGTCCCAGACTATTTCCGAATCAGCGTTTGCTTAAGTTTTTCAAATAGCGGCCAAGGTCTTGGAAATCCGACGCGTGTAAAATTTTGGCGACGTTGGCTGACCTTTTCTCAGATTTTGGCAGGAAAACCGCACATTGATCAGCATATGGACGTGGCAGATCTTTCCAGTAGTAGGTTGCCTTAAAGCTCTGCATCGCTCTGTGAAAGCCCATTTGATGCCTGTGATGAGACGACATCACGAAGATATCGAAGTCTTGCGTGAGGCTCTCCAAAGCAAGCTGATTGATACTGTTAACTCTATATCTACCGCTCAACGGCACCTTGATGTCGAGGCGTTTTGCGATGTACTTGGATGCCGCAAAATGATGGGAGCCACCGCTGTTCATCAGGAAAACTCGTCCATCCCAAGACCACGTCTGAAAAAAATCATGATCCACACGGCTGATGATTCGGATCTCATCCCAAGCCAAGTTCTCAGCTAGCTTCTCTGGAGTGATCTCATTAATCATCTCTTTCGAATTTCTCTCCACCATTGCATCCATGCTTTTGAACAAGTGGAGCTCTGACTTGGACGCCGAAAAGCCATCAACGTCCTGAATGTCGCATTGCCATCCGTCCACCTCTCGCGTCGTGCCGAGATTGAGTAAGTCATCACGACGTACTGACACGCCTCCATAATTACGACGAGCGCCAGGACAATAGCCAAATCCGTTGAGGCTGCCCTTACATGGCCGGCTCCGTTCATAAGAAAGGTTGCCGAACTCATGCCATTTCACGACTTCTTCGCTGGAAATACCTTTTTCGTATTCGACCAATGGCTTGTTGAGGCCCGGTTCATTGGCGATCAGTTTTATTAAGGAGGAGGGGTGTCCAAATTCTTCTTTGATCGCTCCTAAAACGAATTGCGCTACCGCTTTGAGCATATGGTTTTTCCTTTGTGATAGGGCTCCTTTACTAGAATGCATTTACTCGCGGAGCAATGCGACTCAACTCGGTGCGGGAAACGATCGAATTGTTGGAATGTTTCATGTTGCCTCGTCGCGTTGCGTATGAGCGGCCAGTGAAAACTCAGAGGGTCATAGCTCGATGGTAAGATTGAATCGCCTGTGGTGGGAGCACCTTGCTCCCAAGTCGATGCATCGTCGATTAAGAGAAGTGGAGCAGCAGTTGTCGCGCTGGTGCTTGACCGATTATGGGCAGCACTGGTTGAGCGTCGCCCGAAAGCCTGGGCAAGCAATAAGGCTTCTTCCCGGCCAAATTATTCCGGTTGTGCACCTCGTTGCTCTTGGTAATCAGCCGATTTTTATTGTCCCCCAGAGTCCGGTAAGGGTTGGACATAGATTCGTAGGTACAAGGGAGTTTGCGTCGGGGCGTCCACTCGCTGAGACCGAAGTTGCAATAGGGCCATTGATCCGGCTGGATGTAGTGACCGATGAGGCGCTCATCAATGCTGCCAGGAGATTGCAGTTCGGGGGACATATCCTCGGGGTCAAGACTCCAAGCATCGTGTTTACCATCCCCGCACATTACCTACTGTCGCCGGAGCGATGGCCTGATAAGGCGTATGCGCTTTATCAGCATATCTTCGGAATGGGTAACTCTTATCCCGATGATGGTTTCTTCTACGTTGGGATCACAAAGCGGCGATGGCAGACTAGGTGGGCTGAACATCTTCGAGCAGTGGAGAAGGGCAGTAATTTGCATTTTCATCGCAAATTCAGAGAAGAGAGGGAGGCGGGCAGAATTACCTACATCCATCACAAGGTGATGGCGATCACTGACGACCTCGATAAACTCTACAACACCGAAAAATTTTTGATTGATGGCCATTGGGACGATGAGCGACGCCTCAACATGATCCCTGGCGGTAGGGCGGGCCTTCGATACCTCAGGGAACACTCGATACTTAGTAAGGGAGTGGTCGCTGCGCCGGATGAAAGAGACGGTTTCCTAGATGCGTGGTTGAGTGATCATCAAGGAGAAAGCCTTCCTCCAGTCACTCTCTCCGAGAGGTGGCAAGATGAGGCGTGGGCTGCGGCCCAAATATGTAGCCGCTCAGACCGCCTCTCGGTATCTCAGATTACGGCTATACGTGATTTAGCCACCGGTCATGCTTTGGATGAAATTGCAGAGAGAACTGGGGCGAAAGTCGACCAGATCCGGAGCATTATTAGTGGGAAGACCTACACGAGGGTGAAGGATCTCCCCTAATTTAGGTTTCCTGTTGGTGACGGGGAAGCTGGAGCGCATGCGTTTCAACTACTAATTCAGACATCTCTTTAAACAAAACGCAGGCCGAAGCTATTGATGCCTATGACGCATCTTTTCAGGTCGTTCCTTCGGGGCCACGAGCCCCGGCTTACCTAATCAGACGAGCATCTCCTTAATGATGGACGCGATATTCCTGGCATCGTCTATCCCCCGGTGATAGGTACCCTGCCAAACCAGGGCCAACGACTCTACTGTTTGCTTAAGACTTTTCGGCTGATCGTCGTATAGGCCTTTATGCCACTTTCTGACGTTGAAGTGCTGCAGGCCGGCGAGCAGGGAAGGGCACGCAGCGAATCCGGCGTCACGCTCAAGCTGCCTCGCATCGTAGTCACCCCAAGACGCCCAGGCCGCGTCTGGATAACGCTCTATGAAAGCTCCTAGCTCCAGACCTACCTCCACATAGGTTCCCGCGCTGTCCACGTCCGCTTGCTGAATGGATGTGAGCTGCTTGCAGAAATCAGTAAGTCTAGGGTTGATCTGGGGGCGTACGAAACGCTGGAACTCATCGACGGTTTCAAGCGTTTCAAGGTCGATCACCACCAGGCCAATCTCAATCGTTTTCATCTGACCAGGAGCGACCTTGGAGATTCGTGTACTCCAACCTCATCACAGGTTGCCTCAATGTCTACGCAATTACAGATAGCGGTATGGTGCGAGCAAGTTTTGGATGGATTGAAGGTGAAGGAGTTTTGCTTCGATGCTCATCACGTGAGTGTCCTAACTTTAATCTGTTCAAGATAAATCGGCTCGTGCATGCACCTACTTTGTGAAGCCGATCCTACCGGTAGATTCTCAGCAGCACATTTTACAGACCCGGATAATCATCAAGCCTAAGCTCAGGGCAGCCTCTTCCTCCGGCTCACGCTTAGGAGTATGTATCACTCCAGCTTCAGCTTCAGCATCCGCACGCATTTGCTCGAGCTCTTTGTGAAAAGCCTTGTCCTGAACCGTGGGTTTGCTGGTGTACGGTTTGCGCTCTGGTTCAGGCTTGGCTGCATAAGTCGTTAACGCGTCTGGGTCGTGCTGCAGCTTTTCTTGAACTTGCGACTCCAGCATCGCACGGAGGGCGTTTTTGTCGGGACGGGTAGCCACCCAATGGCGATCGAGATCTAGGCAGGTGCCAAGAGGAAGGTGAAGCGGAGTCAAGCCAAGGAGCAAAGGTCGGCCAGGTAGGGACTTCACCGCAACGCGCTTTCCGCGAAGGCGTTTGTTGGGGTATTTCTCATCCCCGTCTGGGGCCTCCGGTTCTGACTCTGACAGCAAGCGGAGCGCGCAGGCCGAGAGGGCGAGGCGCGAGGGTGGAAACCCAACGGGGAGACGCCGCCTTGCGTGCGACTCGGTTTAAGACAGCCGTCCCGTAGGGCGCGCACAGCGTCAGGTGGTCACCCTCGCTCGTCATAGATAGGATGATACGGTCATCCTGGAAACGGCACTTGCGATAAAACCGTATTATCTATAGATTCACCTAGGATTCTTCATGGTTAATAAAAATGGCTAACGCTTGCCCTTCAGCGGCAGAAATTGCAGCAAAAATTAGGTATCTCCACGAGGCTAC of the Pseudomonas sp. Seg1 genome contains:
- a CDS encoding 3'-5' exonuclease yields the protein MKTIEIGLVVIDLETLETVDEFQRFVRPQINPRLTDFCKQLTSIQQADVDSAGTYVEVGLELGAFIERYPDAAWASWGDYDARQLERDAGFAACPSLLAGLQHFNVRKWHKGLYDDQPKSLKQTVESLALVWQGTYHRGIDDARNIASIIKEMLV
- a CDS encoding DUF6685 family protein produces the protein MLKAVAQFVLGAIKEEFGHPSSLIKLIANEPGLNKPLVEYEKGISSEEVVKWHEFGNLSYERSRPCKGSLNGFGYCPGARRNYGGVSVRRDDLLNLGTTREVDGWQCDIQDVDGFSASKSELHLFKSMDAMVERNSKEMINEITPEKLAENLAWDEIRIISRVDHDFFQTWSWDGRVFLMNSGGSHHFAASKYIAKRLDIKVPLSGRYRVNSINQLALESLTQDFDIFVMSSHHRHQMGFHRAMQSFKATYYWKDLPRPYADQCAVFLPKSEKRSANVAKILHASDFQDLGRYLKNLSKR